The genomic segment TATTTCAAATTAATAGTTACATTATTATGTGTGTTTGGTGTAGTGCACAGGGCACACAGAAGTCATGTGGCTTTTGGTAGGTGGTAATTAtgaatgtgccctgacctggaagacccaggctagcctgatctcatcagatctcggaagctaagcagggttggccctgtttagtatttggatgggagacctccaaggaatattagGGTCTCTATGTGGAGGAatagaatggcaaaccaccgttagtctcctggaaaccctacagggttgcaatAAGTTGActacaacttgacaacacttcacaCACGCAATTATGAATGTGGGTCTTCACAACCCATAGAATGAGTACCATTGCTATAagcgcttttttaaaaaaaggagttgAACCATCCAAATCTATTAATAAGCAACTTTTCTGGTTTTCCAGTTCAGCAGTTCCCAACACAACCTTTGGCTCTGAACTCAGTTCCTCAACTTCATTCCAACTCCATTTTGGTACAGACACATCTCTTCTCAGCACCCAGCTAGAACTTGTTTACCTATCACAGCCAGTGTATTTAGAGGGACTGTTAGGAGTTAAACTaccaagctccctcccctcccaccccaaattAAAACCAGCTCTAGAGCCCAGCATTAACAGCTACACATCATAGCTATCGCTGGCATTGCCCCAGGAACAGCTTGAGGGAGAAATTTTCCTTTAACTGAATAACTTGGGATATGTAAGAGATGCATTATGCTACCCTGAGGGGCAAGGAGAGTGAAGTGATGCTCGAAGGTTGTTACAAATATTCCATTGTTTTACCACAGCTCTAAGAATCAGCAGTCTGCAGCTAAAACTCCCTGACGCATGCAGCATTGGCATTAAAAAGCTGCGACATATGCCAACCATATGACTGGACATCTGCTCCCACAAAGGAATTCCTCTGAATACTCCTCGCTTCCTGCTTTGGTCtagggcagaggtggggaacatcaggcccggggccatttaaggcccgcgaaatgatttggtctggccctttgtgagtcctggcagatctctagctcagaaggatccaaGATGGCGAttcgccccctcccacggacaggaatagcctctattcaaggcggatgagtttgttttgctgagaaaaggaacctttcccccccccccttgaagaagagtcgttagctatggagctgctaggaccgcccaacaaACTGTGTCTTGTGTTTGGTGCCCTGCTTGCATTTTTTGGGCCCAGCTGagaatggcagagctcaaaagcgagttgctctacgtggcagacactcggcgCCGTCTCCTGTCGTGccttttggctaaatgtttgaccacataaagcaggctaatttttaaatttataattttgtatggcccgcgaatgatgttataaatatccaaatggcccttggcagaaaaatggttccccacccctggtctaggaaaactttaaaaaggtgccacaagattaaTCACAGCAATAAGATTCCTGCACAGCAGCTGTGTAAGTCCATTATTCTGAGGCATGTCTAAGCCTTGGTCCAGAAGAACTTGGACTGAAACACTTTACTGCTTCTTCCACCATCTAGTACATCCAACATTATCCTCTTCCTCCTATTTCATTTTCTGCCCCATCAATGAGATCTGCTAGATGAAGCATTGTGTATCCTTTTTTTCCATGCAGATGGTGATTGGGAAGTTAACGAATAAGATGGCAGAAGGGGAAAGATGCTACAAACTTCAACATCCAATGCTGGATCATGTCTCCATTCATttctaccttccctttcccacatgaATGTTACAGACTTTGCAAGTTATGGCCCAGGAGCTAAGTTTAATTCATCTGGTCTTTAACATAGTTGATCCTTACAGTTACACGAAGGCTTAGGCAAGGGTGTCCACACAGGCTTGTGTACAGGGCTTTTTAACAGATAGGACTTTTGATTCCCTTCAGACAGCTACATCTtcctcccaaaaaaacaaaaaccccagaGGTTTACCAAGTGTactcctgaggtccctcctgaAAGGGGAATGAGACACCCAGATAAGTGATTCTACCCTTCTTGAGCTCCTGCTTCAGCCAGAGTTGCTGAAGCACTCCACATTCCCAGGCCAATGCTCCTGAATGCATCACTGAGTTGCAAATTTTTCCCTCCTGCCACAGTCATTCAGGCCTTGCCAAGTTCAGAGCCTAGCCAGTCCCACTCAGCCATTCAACAAGCATGTTCCCAGATGGCACCAGACCACAGCAGAACACCGACAGGCTCTTTACACAGCTTGGTAGTACAGAGCAGAGTTTGTTGTATACAAAGAAGAGTAAACAGCGTTTTTTGAATGACAGCTTTTAATGAGTATTGGCACAATGGACAGTAGCAGCAGTCAAGAGGCAGAAGTAAAAGGCAGAAAATTTAatattcctcctcttcctcatcttccCCATCAGCACTGTCTGCTCCAACCTCTTCATAATCCTTCTCTAGGGCAGCCATGTCTTCCCGAGCTTCTGAGAACTCCCCTTCCTCCATCCCCTCCCCTACGTACCAGTGGACAAAGGCACGCTTGGCATACATCAGGTCAAACTTGTGGTCCAGGCGAGCCCAGGCCTCAGCGATGGCCGTGGTGTTGCTCAGCATGCAGACGGCACGCTGCACTTTGGCCAGGTCGCCCCCAGGGACCACTGTGGGGGGCTGGTAGTTGATACCAACCTTGAAACCTGTGGGGCACCAGTCCACAAACTGGATGCTACGCTTGGTCTTGATGGCGGCAATAGCAGCATTGACATCTTTGGGGACAACGTCACCACGGTACAACAGGCAGCAGGCCATGTATTTACCGTGGCGAGGGTCGCATTTTACCATCTGGTTGGCTGGCTCAAAGCAAGCATTTGTGATCTCCGCTACAGTCAGCTGttcatgataagctttctcagcaGAGATGACTGGGGCATAGGTGGCCAGAGGGAAATGGATGCGAGGATAGGGCACCAAATTGGTCTGGAATTCTGTCAGATCAACATTCAGGGCACCATCAAACCGGAGGGAGGCTGTGATGGAGGACACGATTTGGCTAATGAGGCGGTTGAGGTTGGTGTAGGTGGGGCGCTCGATGTCAAGGTTCCTGCGGCAGATGTCATAGATGGCCTCATTGTCTAC from the Euleptes europaea isolate rEulEur1 chromosome 1, rEulEur1.hap1, whole genome shotgun sequence genome contains:
- the LOC130489291 gene encoding tubulin alpha-1C chain-like, which translates into the protein MPSDKTIGGGDDSFNTFFSETGAGKHVPRAVFIDLEPTVIDEVRTGTYRQLFHPEQLITGKEDAANNYARGHYTVGKEIIDLVLDRIRKLADQCTGLQGFLVFHSFGGGTGSGFTSLLMERLSVDYGKKSKLEFSIYPAPQVSTAVVEPYNSILTTHTTLEHSDCAFMVDNEAIYDICRRNLDIERPTYTNLNRLISQIVSSITASLRFDGALNVDLTEFQTNLVPYPRIHFPLATYAPVISAEKAYHEQLTVAEITNACFEPANQMVKCDPRHGKYMACCLLYRGDVVPKDVNAAIAAIKTKRSIQFVDWCPTGFKVGINYQPPTVVPGGDLAKVQRAVCMLSNTTAIAEAWARLDHKFDLMYAKRAFVHWYVGEGMEEGEFSEAREDMAALEKDYEEVGADSADGEDEEEEEY